The following nucleotide sequence is from Coregonus clupeaformis isolate EN_2021a unplaced genomic scaffold, ASM2061545v1 scaf0114, whole genome shotgun sequence.
accaaaagcacattagGCTACTCTTGTTCCATGCGCATATGGGCAGTGTGTGTCACAGCTAGATAGGCTGTGTTTCTGCTGTCAAAATGCCATAACCAACTGTGTTACtgctaaaaccagcttttggttggtcttacATATCCCTAACAGCGCTGCCTGaaatcatgtttttaaggacacaactcaaatatttccacccctcccATCGGAGCGCAAGCGAGCTGATACAAGACAGGTAAATTGCAGAACCCggcgttagggctggaaaatgccagtgcgtCAGAttttacatgacgaaattgcTAACTAATGCACATTTGACACTAGCGCCACCTTAACCCCAGCTGAAAACTGAGTCCATTTTCTCTATTGCGGATGAAGCGACTCACTGAGAGCTTACTGTGGCTCATCTTGAAAAATGAATGAGGCATTCAACCAAGTACAGTGCCGTAAAAATTTATAATCCGAAATGAATATCCTGCTATAGTTTATAATTGACCACTTATCTTAGTAAATCTAACAGGGTATTTAAGCAGAACAAACATTCCCTTAAAAGCCGGAAACAGGAAGTGATCAAACAGGACGTGCTGACTCACCGTGGAGACGTACTGGATGTCCCGGCAAAGTTTTGTCTCTGCAGGGAAGTCCACCAGATCCAGGAAGTTGTCCACCACCACCTGGCCGATGATGTCGTGGCGCGAGAAACGGTCAAAGTCGTAGACACTGAAGTGCAGCTTGCGCGTCGGCAGCTCAGCGTACTCCACGGGGAACAGGAATACCTCATCGAACACAGGGTTGAGGGTCTTGCGGTGAACCTTGGTCTGGTGCTTGGTCTGCCGGTCCGGTAGTAAGTAAATCTTGACGTAGGGGTCAGAGGTGCCCAATAAGTCCTTGGCGGGGAGATCCTGCGCCTTGTGGATCTTGACGATGAGTTGCTCCAGGTCACAGTCGAACTTGAGAATGAAGTGTAGGCGTCCGCAGCCTCCGCCCCGCCGGCCCCCCTCATCCCCTTCCAGGGAGCGCTGCTTGTAAAGCTCTGGTTTGAGACGACCCAGACCCAGGCCCATCCCAGTCAGGGAGTCCTGTCTCTGGAACTGGGCCACGTTGAAGTCCGGGTTGGACCTGTTTACGGATAATCTACGGATAGAGTTAGACCTGTGTAgaggacagacagaaagagacacatTACCATTGTTAGCATAGGTGagatgagacacacagagagacagcaaaTGTGTACTTGATACAACAACAGAGTACCTGAATAAAATAGACAAAGGCTTTCTGTAAATATGACCGTTACAGCTCAAGCAACAATCGATAAAAATAGCAATTCACTCTACTCAGTTTTTCAAGAGGGCTGAGTTTTGGGTAAGTGTTACGTGCTGAACAGAGGATAGACTTTCCTTCAACCACAAACAAATGACTAACAACTAAAATGAAACTCATTGATACAAAGAGGCTGTCTGGGAGCAGAATTACTCATAGAACATTGTTTGCTGTAGAGGACGTGACTCCATAAGACTCAGTGGGATAGCTGCCTTACAGCTGCTGGGTTGCTAAGTCTGAGCTTCTGTTCAGTGCTTTAAACCTGATCAATGCTAGAACTTTCCAACTGCCTCTTTTGTGTCACACAGGGCTTTAACAACGGAGTGAGTCATGGTTTCTACCTAAGTGTGGATGAAGTTTACAATGTTCTGAAGGTGAAATGAAGAATCTGGAGAACATTTTTTCAAATTAATTAATGAGCTGTCGGGGTGTATTTCACTCGTGCAAAACAATGTGCAAACCAAAGTCGCAAACCAATTATGGTGTCTGTACTTCCGAAGCACAGTAGACATATATGTAATGTAGGGTTGGGGTAAATTCCAATTTAATttcaaattccaattcaattcataAATTCACTCATGGTGGAGAATTGACGTTGAATTAAATTGAAATGTAAATACATCTTCAAGTTATGGAATTGGAATTAGACTGTTTGGACTTTTTGAATTGGAATGGAATTTGAACTGTAAAAACCTTTAATCtttggaattgaattggaattgaatATTTTTACATTACCCAGTTAAAGGAATGATCGCAAATAGTATACAAAATGTACTGTAggatttatttttaataatttcAACCTGTATTCCTATATTTCCAGTCTAGGCTGTCTGAACAGTGACATGATCAGCCTGAAACCCTGAGGGAATTCTTGGAATTTAAACCTAACATTGGAATTCAGAGGAATTGAATTATCTCTGAATTCAAAGACTGACCTGGAatttgaattaaattaaatggaaTTTACAGGGAGAGAGAATTTAATTAGAATTACATTTGtggaattgaccccaatcctGGTGGACTATGGTACTCATGGAGTGGCAATGTACTGAAAGCTttaaacagttgaagtcggaagtttacatacaccttagtcaaatacatttaaactcagtttttcactattcctgacatttaatcctagtaagaattccctgtcttacgtcagttaggatcaccactttcttttaagaatgtgaaatgtcagaataatagtagagagcttttatttatttcatcacattcccagtgggcagaagtttacatacactcaattagtatttggtagcactgcctttaaattgtttaatttgggtcaaacgtttcgggtagccttccacaagcttcccacaataagttgggtgaattttggccctttcctcctgacagagctggtgtaactgagtcaggtttataggcctccttgctggcACAcccattttcagttctgcccacaaatgttctataggattgaggtcagggctttgtgatggccactccaataccttgactttgttgtccttaagccattttgccacaactttggaagtatgcttagggtcattgtccatttggaagacccatttgcgaccaagttttaacttcctgactgatgtcttgagatgttgcttcaatatatccacataattttcctgggatggtgttctttggcttgcaagcaaccccctttttccttcaaacataacgatggtcattatggccaaacagttctattgttgtttcatcagaccagaggacatttctccaaagagtacgatctatgtccccatgtgcagttgcaaaccgtagtctggcttttttatggcggttttggagcagtggcttcttccttgctgagcggcctttcaggttatgtcgatataggacttgttttactgtggatatagatacttttgtacctgtttcctccagcatcttcacaaggtcctttgctgttgttctgggattgatttccacttttcgcaccaaagtactttcatctctaggagacagaacgcgtctccttcctgagcggtatgacggctgcgtggtcccatgtttgtacagatgaacgtggtaccttcaggcatttggaaatttctcccaaggatgaaccagacttgtggaggtctacagatttttttctgaggtcttgtctgatttcttttgattttcccatgatgtcaagcaaagaagcactgagtttgagtaggccttgaaatacatccacagctacacctccaattgactcaaatgatgtcaattagcctatcagaagcttctaaagccatgacatcattttctggaattttccaagctgtttaaaggcaccgtcaacttagtgtatgtaaacttctgacccactggaattgtgatacagtgaattataagtgaaataatctgtctgtaaacaattgttggaaaaatgacttgtgtcatgcacaaagtagatgtcctaaccgacttgccaaaactatagtttgttaacaagaaatttgtggagtggttgaaaaactagttttaatgactccaacctaagtgtatgtaaacttccgacttcaactgtacctactgTGATAACCTTTGTGGTGAACTAATTAAATACTATGTACTATGAAACCAAAGTAGCCGTCTTAGTAGCAGTCTTAAATTGTAAGGGACCCTGGTATAGTAGGTACTACAGTATACAAGCAGAGTACATAGCACAGTAGTGTCTTCATCATAGTGGAGGATTGTGATATAGTACTCACCCAATCTCTGTGTGTATAGACATTGACCGGACGGAGGGTGAGGGCTCAGTGGTCTGCCTCTGTATGCGAGGGTTGGTTTGGACCCCGTTCTCCCGGCCTTTACTCTGGGACTCCAGGGGGATGTCTGGAGACGTGTGGCTGATCTTCATGGCTGCCTCTGGGATGGGGATGATCGCCGCTGTGGGGGGCGGCGATACGGGGGTCACCGGCCCCGTCAAGGTCCCAGTTGCCACAGGGACGATGGAACAGCGGTGGGACTCACGGCGGTCGAGGGCGGGGACGGGTGGGTCGACGGCCGTGTAGACTGGCTCCCTGGCTGGGACGTACGGTTGCAAAGGTGCCATGGGGGAATCGTGGTGCCCATGGGTGGGCTCCTTGATGCTGGGGGAGAGGCCACGCTCCCTCCATGGGATCCAGCAGAGCTTCCAGGAGACGAAGATGGAGACCCCGAACAGGGCCAGGCCACAGGCAGTCACCACCAGAGACAGCAGGCTCACCGACACATCTACAGaatgcagggagggagggaaagagggagagagggaggaaagaaagggagagagtcaATACATAATAGGGTCATTTTTCTGATATAAGGATGTGAGAGGCACAGTGAGATAAATAAAGATCAATGAAACATCTACAAGGCAAAGGCTTTGAAGAGAattaatcatcatcatcacatcatCATTTCACAACATTTCTAATATCTATTATTGATATAAAGCCTCTCCCAAAAACAAATCCTttgcacatttaaaaaaagagccTGTCCTTTAGAAGTCTCCATTGAAATGTCTCTAACTGCTGGTTGATGTAAGatactatttcagccacacccgttgctgacaggtgtataaaattgggcacacagccatgcaatctccatagacaaacgctggcagtagaatggccttactgaagagctcagtgactttctacGTGgcacgtcataggatgccacctttccaacaagtcagtttgtcaaatttctgccctgctagcactgccccggttaactgtaagtgctgttattgtgaagtggaaacgtctaggagcaacaatggctcagccgcgaaatggTAGACAATACAATCTCACAGAAAGGGACCGCTGTGTGCTGAAGTGCATAGCGTGTataaaatcatctgtcctcggttgcaacactcactacctagttccaaactgcatctggaagcaacgacagcacaagaactgttcgtcgggagcttcatgaaatggggttccatggccgagcagccacaaacaaacctaagatcaccatgcacaatgccaagcgtcggctggagtggtgtaaagctcgccgccattggactctggagcagtggaaacgtgttctctggagtgattaatcatgcTTCAACAACTGGCAGTTCGACGGACGAAtcagggtttggcggatgccaggagaacgatacCTGCCCCAATTCatagtttgatggaggaggaataatggtctggggctgtttttcatggttcgggctaggccccttagttccagtgaagggaaatcttaatgctacagcatataatgatataatgacattctagacgattctgtgcttccaactttgtggtaacagtttggggaaggccctttcctgtttcagcataacaatgcccctgtgcacaaagtgaggtccatacagaaatggtttgtcgagatcggtgtggaagaacatgactggcctgcacaatgagacctgacctcaaccccatcgaacacctttggaatgaattggaatgccgactgcgagccaggcctaattgcccaacatcagtgctcgacttCACTCaggctcttgtggctaaatggaagcaagtccctgcagcaatgttccaacatctagtggaaatgcctttccagaagagtggaggctgttatagcagtgaagtggggaccaactccatattaatgcccatgattttggaatgagatgttcgacgagcaggtgtccacatacctttggtcatgtagtgtataagtCATAGTTTGCCTGTGGGCTTCTCTAGCTGCGTGCCATTAAAGACACACCACAAGGAACGGCCTAAGACTGATCAAATCACTGTGCACTAATTGAAAAAACATGGCTTGGTTAATTACAAGTGTGCTTTGCGGGAACTTTTCTCTTCCTCCCTTAATTTTTTCTTAAAGAGAAGGCGTGACAAACTTAATTAGGAATTATCTAAAGTTGTTTAATTATCTCCTCTGGAGTCCCATATGCGCCCAGGGTCCTGATTGTAGCGCTGCTGTAATCTGTTGTCCTTGACTGATAGGAATAGAGCAAGACAATGTGTTGGGGAGAACCATTCTATGGGAATCAATTGACCCATCTTGAACAAGTTCTAAGCCCCTCTTCACGCTGAAATCGTCAATATTTAGAAATACCTGGCGTGCAGGTGATATTTAACAGCCATTTTAAAGGATTAAAGTATGTGATGGATCCTCTGTAAGAGTTTAACATGTTGTGACGACGTCGGACATCTCTGTCCATTTCTCCTCACAGAACTCATAGTTTGCTAAATTGTTTGCCACAAACATACTTGCTATATCTAATTTAAGATAAAACATTGTGCTTTGTAGGGTAATATAAATTAACAAACGGCGAGTGTGTTTTCTTATAATATAATTTATTTCTAAATGTTTAGCCTTAGTATTGGAAACGCTAATGTTTATGCCATAGACATAGACCGTATATACAGTATAAAGGTTTATACTAAACATGGCTATGTTCATAGAGAACAGGCTACCTGTTTAGAGGTTTGAATGGTTTATTCCAGGTCCTTTTACGATGCTCAACATCTCCTCCTCATCCAAGGAGAGCTGTTGGTGCAGGTAAAGTACacgttcctctgcccaggcgttgctgacgcatgccagatcttatGCCTGGATAGGAATTTTACGTACCAGCTAATCACATCACACAGGTAACTGCCAACATAAAGGAAACacgtgagtaaatgagggatacaaagtttatTGAAAGCATgagcttccacacaggtgtagttcctgagttaattaaggtTTGATGAGCATAAAAATGATGTAaaacatatgccatggccgtctcagtcaccagatctcaacctaaCTGGTTGAGTGGCTGGTTTAATGGCTATTTTTACCCCGTTGGCACTTGCAAATTACCACGTGTGATGAATTACACTTGCTGAGAATCACTTGCCTCCAACCAAATTAATTAGAATTTTGAataatttatatttatttttggaCTTTGAAGTGAAAAATCTAAATTTCAGTTTatatttaaataaaaatgtttggtCCTGTGAGGAtgtaaatcaaacaaatacaCGTGTGAACACCAAATTTGTTCAATTTAAACGTATTTTTGAAAAAATAGTGAATCGTGCAAGGATGCCAATATATTTAACCACATTTGTGGGAGATTGTCAATTGGATTTGCTCGACTCCTCgcatcctctcctctgtcctctcctgcctccttttgaaaaaggtcaatgTAATCAAGGAGAGGAAACGTGGAAACTAATGCACTTGAATGAAATGAGACTCTCCTCCACAAGCGCGTCATCAGACAAACTATGTTTACAGAGGAGGAATCCATAAATAAGTATAAAGTGGTGCAAACAAATTTAGCTAGTTGTACCAGACATTTTATAAATTAATTACAAAACGGATTACAAAACTGTTCCTGGTAGGACTCCGGTAGGATACACATAAGAATCCTCGGCTGGAAGAGGCTATCGAGGAGAGGAGCAAACTCCTCCTTCACCTATTAACAAATTGACATATGGCAACAACTTATCGGTTTCCGgatcaggaggagaggaggacggagGAGTCGAGGAGAGGATGGACTTATTCCCAATAGAGAATCTCCCTATATCTAGGCTGGTCCTCATCCTCTACATGGTTTAAACTAAGATGCTACAGGTATGTACACAGTGTGAGAAGCCTTGTAGAAATGATGCAAGTAATCCTGTAAATATATTTTCATGTGACAGCTTTTACAGCATGACTTGCAACATGTTGTGTAGTTGTATGTAGATGATGCTATTGATGTATTGCACTTTGTTGTCCCCATAATGGTCTTGTAGGAAGCAGTGACAGTCCTATGAATGTGACATTTGTCTTTACAATGCTGTCAATGTCATCATATAATATTGTTGAATAGCTGTAAAACAGGCTATTTAATTGGCCTAGCACATTGAGCTCACAAATCAAATGACAGAGCATCTCGGTACTGCTCACCTTCAGAATGAGAGCTAGAGAGACTGTTTAGGGTTTACTGTGTTCCCATGTTTCCATGCAACATGAGTTGCAGGCACTTTTTGGCCTAATCACGGCAGCCTCAAACATCACAAATAAAAGATAGAGATTTCAAAGATGAAGTGTTGTGATGAATAATAGAGGGTGCTCATTCACACTGGCACAGGGTCTCCCAGTCACCATGGAAGGGGGGGACAGAAACACAATCACAAGGAGCCTTCTGATTCATCTTGGAGTTCGCCTCCAAAGCAATCCCAGGAAGTGAAGTGATGATATATCCCTCTCTGGGAATTCTTCTGAAGAGGTTCAAGTTCCGCCAAAGAGAGATCTTCAAAGAGATTCATCAGTGTCATTGGGAATTCATCATTTTGGTACAGCTGTCACCCCTTGAACTTGGAGGGCTTGGCAAACTCTCAGACGTTAGGGTCACACAATGTAACACATTGCATGAGACCTAACTACCGTACACTTTCCGAACTATAGAGCAAATCAGCACTCCCCcactcatcactactacacatAATGGCACACCTGCAGAGGCTGGGCATTTTGCCTAGCTATCATTATGGGAGTTAAATGGCCGGATTGTCTAGAGGCATTTACAAAACAGACCCACTCAACTGTAAATTGTTTTGCACCATACAGTATtgtaccatgtagtttaccataTTTGTCCATATGCTGTCCCATTCTCCAGCCCTGTTTGTCCGTTGTTTATGAAACCCTGTGGGTTTACATGAACTGAGGCGTAggaaattatgaaattatgattTGTCTAATTAATCCACTGGGAGATAGcttttttattcatttatttgtaTATGCAAAATGACTAAGCACAGATAGGGCTATGCAAGAGAACACTCAGGATATTATCTTGTCTAAAACAAGCTCTGGGTTTGTGAGATAACATGTTTCTCTGGATCGTAGACCTTTTACATACCTCCACAGGGGTGAAAGTGAAAATAGTGAAGACAGCTGTTTCGCAATTAGCAGTAACAGCCGTGGAAAGGCAAAATTACAAACATGGCAAATCTCTGGAAATGTTATAACCATTCAGAACCAGAGCTGCGGCCCCTGATGCTAGGTCTGTTCCACAGATTTTTGTGCTGAGCGATTAATCAAAATGTTGGTTATTATTCATTTTTTAAACAacatcggttcaattatttgaattccatttagtttgtTTTAAAGtctgtgagctcaatgtgcaaattgcacagtttctctagagataaaccagatccagcctgaactgtgcgatggagtagggagttgtagtttccaacaggcctgga
It contains:
- the LOC121582924 gene encoding synaptotagmin-9, with the protein product MPGDREDEICQKALELLSDLCSKGEVQNENCLDFIYHFRDLARPRYTDSDVSVSLLSLVVTACGLALFGVSIFVSWKLCWIPWRERGLSPSIKEPTHGHHDSPMAPLQPYVPAREPVYTAVDPPVPALDRRESHRCSIVPVATGTLTGPVTPVSPPPTAAIIPIPEAAMKISHTSPDIPLESQSKGRENGVQTNPRIQRQTTEPSPSVRSMSIHTEIGSNSIRRLSVNRSNPDFNVAQFQRQDSLTGMGLGLGRLKPELYKQRSLEGDEGGRRGGGCGRLHFILKFDCDLEQLIVKIHKAQDLPAKDLLGTSDPYVKIYLLPDRQTKHQTKVHRKTLNPVFDEVFLFPVEYAELPTRKLHFSVYDFDRFSRHDIIGQVVVDNFLDLVDFPAETKLCRDIQYVSTDNVDLGDLMFSLCYLPTAGRLTITMIKARNLKAMDITGASDPYVKVSLMCDGRRLKKRKTSTKRNTLNPVYNEAIVFDVPPENIDQISLMIAVMDYDRVGHNEVIGVCKVGNDAEHLGRDHWSEMLSYPRKPIAHWHPLIEYQGTTGGSQAGSCNSLKTPPSP